In Sphingobacterium zeae, one genomic interval encodes:
- a CDS encoding TolC family protein, which produces MTNLSKKQWVIAISLSAAVTGCKVPKATQIQENKFVPQQFTDVNKSDTTNSASVKWREFFTDPNLVVLIDTALKNNQELNVTLQELAIAKNDILLRKGALKPTVGLRAGGGVEKVGRYTSQGAGDASTEIAPGKEMPDPLGDLTIGAYASWEIDVWKKLKDGEQAALNRYLATVEGKNFVLSSLIAEVARSYYELLALDSQLTIIKQNIELQDNALAVIRLQKQAARVTELAVQKFEAEVLKTKGMEFETRQQIKETENRINFLLGRFPQEIKRNQSSFVDLIPAKVQTGLPSQLLSNRPDIREAEYELTAAKLDVNIARKEFYPSLEISAALGLQAFKPSYLFKMPESVLYNLIGELAAPLINKNGLKAEFSTANAKQIQAVYNYEKAILNAYLEVSTQLSNIENLGRSYDFKTKQVEVLNNSVTVSNDLFKSARADYMEVLMTQRDVLDSKLELIETKKQQLNAVVNIYKDLGGGWK; this is translated from the coding sequence AATGGGTCATTGCAATTTCGCTTTCAGCAGCAGTGACGGGATGTAAGGTTCCGAAAGCGACACAAATACAGGAGAATAAATTTGTTCCACAGCAATTTACAGACGTAAATAAATCTGACACAACGAATTCAGCATCGGTTAAGTGGCGCGAATTTTTTACAGATCCAAATCTAGTTGTATTAATAGATACAGCGTTAAAAAACAATCAGGAACTGAATGTTACTTTGCAGGAGTTGGCAATCGCAAAGAATGATATTCTTTTACGAAAAGGGGCGTTGAAACCTACTGTTGGTTTACGTGCCGGAGGAGGTGTTGAAAAAGTTGGGCGATATACCAGCCAGGGTGCAGGTGATGCAAGTACAGAAATTGCGCCTGGAAAAGAAATGCCCGATCCGCTAGGAGATTTGACCATTGGCGCGTACGCAAGTTGGGAAATTGATGTTTGGAAAAAACTAAAAGATGGCGAGCAAGCTGCGCTCAATCGTTATCTTGCTACAGTAGAGGGGAAAAATTTTGTATTGAGTAGTCTTATTGCTGAAGTTGCACGCTCGTATTATGAATTATTGGCATTGGACAGTCAATTGACTATTATCAAACAGAATATTGAATTACAGGACAACGCGCTTGCGGTAATCCGATTGCAGAAACAGGCTGCTCGTGTAACAGAATTGGCTGTTCAAAAGTTTGAGGCTGAGGTTTTAAAAACCAAGGGCATGGAGTTTGAAACTAGACAACAGATCAAGGAAACTGAAAATCGTATTAATTTCCTATTGGGACGTTTTCCGCAGGAGATTAAACGCAATCAAAGTAGTTTTGTAGATTTGATCCCGGCGAAAGTTCAGACAGGTTTACCTAGCCAACTCTTAAGCAACAGACCTGACATCCGAGAAGCAGAATATGAACTCACTGCAGCCAAATTGGATGTAAATATTGCACGGAAAGAGTTCTACCCCTCTCTGGAGATTTCGGCTGCTTTGGGTTTGCAGGCATTTAAACCTTCTTACTTGTTTAAAATGCCGGAATCGGTTTTATACAATTTAATTGGGGAGCTTGCGGCACCATTGATCAATAAAAATGGGCTTAAAGCAGAATTTAGTACGGCTAACGCAAAACAGATACAGGCTGTTTATAATTACGAAAAAGCAATTCTGAATGCTTACTTAGAAGTCTCTACTCAACTTTCAAATATTGAAAACCTTGGTCGCAGCTACGATTTCAAAACAAAACAGGTTGAGGTCCTTAATAATTCCGTCACCGTGTCCAACGATCTCTTTAAATCAGCGAGGGCAGACTACATGGAGGTTTTGATGACACAACGCGATGTGCTGGATTCGAAACTTGAATTGATAGAAACGAAGAAGCAGCAGCTCAATGCTGTTGTCAATATCTATAAAGATCTGGGAGGAGGCTGGAAATAA
- a CDS encoding Bax inhibitor-1/YccA family protein produces MGIELMLIFNPYLINRICFMESQEYILINDDAERGVFYKKTYLHVAFSILAFIVLETLLIKLIPYDFIVWMVSGKFIWLFLLGCFWLGSTLSSRWTLSQSRQTQYLGLAFYIVLEAIIFLPMIFMAVFMTEGISVIYQASIMTLALFTGLTVVAFVSNKDFSFLRNILVIGGFLSLGVIVAGAIFGFELGLWFSVAMIALASGSILYQTQNLKYSYGNEQYVGAALQLFSSIMLLFWYILRILMRRR; encoded by the coding sequence GTGGGAATAGAATTAATGCTTATTTTTAATCCTTATTTAATCAATCGTATTTGTTTTATGGAATCACAAGAGTACATTCTTATCAATGATGATGCTGAAAGGGGAGTGTTTTATAAAAAAACTTATCTTCATGTTGCGTTTTCGATCTTAGCATTTATCGTTTTGGAAACTTTGCTGATCAAATTGATCCCTTATGATTTTATCGTTTGGATGGTTAGCGGAAAATTTATTTGGTTGTTTTTATTGGGATGTTTTTGGTTAGGGTCCACACTTTCATCAAGATGGACACTTTCGCAAAGCCGTCAAACCCAATATCTAGGACTAGCTTTCTATATTGTACTGGAAGCAATCATCTTTCTGCCAATGATTTTTATGGCGGTGTTTATGACGGAAGGTATTAGTGTCATTTATCAAGCAAGTATAATGACTTTGGCATTGTTTACCGGGCTTACTGTTGTAGCATTTGTATCCAATAAAGATTTTTCATTCCTGAGGAATATTCTGGTAATTGGAGGCTTCTTATCCTTGGGGGTAATTGTCGCTGGTGCTATTTTTGGTTTTGAACTTGGATTATGGTTCTCGGTTGCAATGATTGCACTTGCTTCCGGAAGCATACTCTATCAAACTCAAAATCTGAAGTATAGTTACGGCAACGAACAATACGTTGGAGCGGCGCTACAGCTATTTTCATCAATAATGTTGCTGTTTTGGTATATTCTACGAATTTTAATGCGCAGAAGATAA
- a CDS encoding VOC family protein, giving the protein MIRTEPIIAVDNVPKSSQFYQKLLGCTGQHGGETFEILTDNGTVILCLHKWGEHDHPTMRDQIQAGNGLILFFRVDNLQQIFENATLLNAVIEKDIHYNENSLKDQFILRDPDNYYLIVSA; this is encoded by the coding sequence ATGATACGGACAGAACCAATCATCGCAGTGGATAACGTTCCCAAAAGCTCACAATTCTATCAAAAGCTTTTAGGCTGTACCGGTCAACATGGAGGAGAAACATTTGAAATTCTCACAGATAACGGAACTGTTATTCTCTGTTTACACAAATGGGGGGAACATGATCATCCTACTATGCGGGATCAAATACAGGCAGGGAATGGACTCATATTATTCTTTAGAGTAGACAATTTACAGCAAATTTTCGAAAACGCCACTTTGCTAAATGCAGTCATAGAGAAGGATATACATTACAACGAGAATTCTTTGAAAGATCAATTTATCCTACGTGACCCCGACAACTATTACCTGATTGTATCAGCTTAG